CGCCGCCACGCAGGTTCACCTTGGCGGGGTCGATCTCCGGCAGCTCGGCCAGCACGCCCAGGCTCTGGGCGGCGAAGGCTTCGTTGAGCTCGAAGAGGTCGATGTCCGACAGCTTGACGCCGGTCTTCTTGAGCAGCTTCTGAATGGCGGGCACGGGACCCAGGCCCATGGTGGCGGGATCCACGCCAGCCTGGGCGAAGCCCAGGATGCGGGCGATGGGCTTGTGGGCCTTGGCGGCGGCCTCCGAGGCCAGCACCAGGGCCGCGGCGCCATCGTTGATGCCGCTGGCGTTGCCGGCGGTGACCGTGCCGTCCTTCTTGAAGGCGGGCTTGAGCTTGGCCAGGCCCTCGGCGGTGGCATCGGCCTTGATGTACTCATCGCGGTTGAACTGGACGTCGCCCTTCTTGCCGGACAGGGTCACGGTGAAGATTTCCCGGTCGAAGGCGCCCGCGGCCTGGGCGGCCGCGGCCCGCTGCTGGCTGACAAGGGAGGAGGCGTCCTGCGCTTCCCGGGTGATGCCGTGTTTGGCGGCCACATTCTCGGCGGTGATGCCCATGTGGGTATCGCCGTGACCACACCAGAGGCCAT
This sequence is a window from Geothrix sp. PMB-07. Protein-coding genes within it:
- a CDS encoding acetyl-CoA C-acetyltransferase; amino-acid sequence: MSAYILSATRTAVASFGGALKPMNAVDLGALAIREALVRSGVESSEVGDVVMGNVLQAGSGQNVARLSALKAGLLHSTPAHTPNQVCGSGLKAVALGAQSILMDDAAFVVAGGTESMSNAPYLLPAARWGARMGNAPLIDSMIQDGLWCGHGDTHMGITAENVAAKHGITREAQDASSLVSQQRAAAAQAAGAFDREIFTVTLSGKKGDVQFNRDEYIKADATAEGLAKLKPAFKKDGTVTAGNASGINDGAAALVLASEAAAKAHKPIARILGFAQAGVDPATMGLGPVPAIQKLLKKTGVKLSDIDLFELNEAFAAQSLGVLAELPEIDPAKVNLRGGAIAIGHPIGASGTRILVTLLHLLQDQNKKLGIAALCIGGGQGVAMLVERV